A genomic stretch from Budorcas taxicolor isolate Tak-1 chromosome 15, Takin1.1, whole genome shotgun sequence includes:
- the LOC128059988 gene encoding eukaryotic translation initiation factor 4E-binding protein 1-like, with protein MDTGSVVKAPSGSSCSQTPSRAIPTTRRVVLADGMQLPPGDYSTTPGSTLFSTTPGGTRIIYDRKFLMECRNSPVTKTPPRDLPTIPGVTSPTGDEPPTEASQNHLRSSPEDKPAGEESQFEMDI; from the exons ATGGATACAGGAAGTGTGGTGAAGGCACCCAGTGGA AGCAGCTGCAGCCAGACCCCGAGCCGGGCCATCCCCACCACTCGGAGGGTGGTCCTCGCCGACGGCATGCAGCTGCCCCCCGGGGACTACAGCACCACCCCCGGCAGCACACTTTTCAGCACCACCCCCGGAGGTACCAGGATCATCTATGACCGGAAGTTCCTGATGGAGTGTCGGAACTCACCTGTGACCAAGACGCCCCCGCGGGACCTGCCCACCATTCCCGGGGTCACTAGCCCTACAGGCGATGAGCCCCCCACGGAAGCCAGCCAGAATCACCTGCGCAGCAGCCCCGAGGACAAGCCGGCAGGTGAAGAGTCACAGTTTGAGATGGACATTTAA